The Streptomyces spororaveus genome includes a region encoding these proteins:
- the rpsH gene encoding 30S ribosomal protein S8: MTMTDPIADMLTRLRNANSAYHDTVVMPHSKIKSHIAEILKQEGFITGWKVEDAEVGKNLVLELKFGPNRERSIAGIKRISKPGLRVYAKSTNLPKVLGGLGVAIISTSHGLLTGQQAGKKGVGGEVLAYVW, from the coding sequence ATGACCATGACTGACCCGATCGCAGACATGCTGACCCGTCTGCGTAACGCTAACTCGGCGTACCACGACACCGTCGTGATGCCGCACAGCAAGATCAAGTCGCACATCGCAGAGATCCTCAAGCAGGAGGGTTTCATCACCGGCTGGAAGGTCGAGGACGCCGAGGTCGGCAAGAACCTCGTCCTCGAGCTGAAGTTCGGGCCGAACCGTGAGCGCTCCATCGCGGGCATCAAGCGGATCTCGAAGCCCGGTCTGCGCGTGTACGCGAAGTCCACCAACCTGCCGAAGGTGCTCGGCGGCCTGGGCGTGGCGATCATCTCCACGTCGCACGGTCTGCTCACCGGCCAGCAGGCAGGCAAGAAGGGCGTAGGTGGGGAAGTCCTCGCCTACGTCTGGTAG